A genomic stretch from Chryseobacterium sp. SNU WT5 includes:
- a CDS encoding ABC transporter ATP-binding protein, giving the protein MNALKTLNPYFWKHKTLLFYGFLFIIASNFFNIYKVQFVGRSIDEISNTSSLGFNKQVLYYVGIIVGSSLLTGFFTFMMRQTIIVSSRRIEYELKNKIYKHYQELSLTDFKKTTIGDLMNRLSEDVVAVRMYLGPGVMYIVNLLILLIITSIYMLKTNTEMTLWSLIPLPILSFLIYKVSSIINKKSKIMQKSQSAISTFVQDSFSGIRVVKFFAKESYIEESYGTKVKDYQDKSLDLAKTEAYFFTIILFVIGLLNVVILLLGGQKYLNNELTVGKIADFFLYINILIFPFSMVGWVTSINQRAEASMSRINEFLDMKSDIINTNNDQYIIKGDIEFRNVSYVYPNTGIKALDRLSFKISAGKSLAIMGKTGSGKSTIALLLCRLIDPSEGEILIDGKNLKDHNLEIYRKFIGYIPQESFLFSDTIENNIGFAIDKPSLDKVIAYAKKADVHKNIIEFKDQYKTMVGERGVMLSGGQKQRICIARALIKEPSILIFDDSLSALDTETEENILQNIENQIQNCTSIIITHRPSSAKRADKILNLTPVENENLN; this is encoded by the coding sequence ATGAATGCACTCAAAACCCTTAATCCCTATTTTTGGAAACATAAAACACTCTTGTTTTATGGTTTTTTATTCATTATTGCCAGCAATTTCTTTAATATTTATAAGGTTCAGTTCGTCGGTAGATCCATTGACGAAATTTCTAATACATCCAGTCTTGGATTTAATAAGCAAGTATTGTACTATGTTGGAATCATTGTAGGATCATCTTTGCTTACGGGCTTCTTCACCTTTATGATGCGGCAAACGATCATTGTATCCTCAAGAAGAATTGAATATGAATTAAAAAATAAGATTTACAAACATTACCAAGAACTTTCACTAACGGACTTTAAAAAAACGACTATTGGTGATTTGATGAATAGACTGAGTGAAGATGTTGTCGCTGTTCGTATGTATTTAGGTCCGGGAGTAATGTATATAGTCAATTTGCTTATCCTACTTATTATCACCAGTATTTACATGCTGAAAACAAATACAGAAATGACTTTATGGTCTTTGATCCCTTTACCAATATTATCTTTTCTGATTTATAAAGTAAGTTCGATCATCAACAAAAAGTCGAAAATCATGCAGAAGAGCCAGTCTGCAATTTCAACTTTTGTACAAGATAGTTTCTCTGGGATTCGGGTAGTAAAATTTTTCGCTAAAGAAAGTTATATCGAAGAAAGTTACGGAACCAAAGTAAAGGACTACCAGGATAAATCTTTGGATCTGGCGAAAACGGAAGCATACTTTTTCACGATTATTCTTTTTGTAATTGGTTTATTGAATGTGGTCATCCTATTATTAGGCGGTCAAAAATATCTGAACAATGAACTTACAGTCGGGAAAATTGCTGATTTCTTTTTATACATTAATATTCTTATTTTCCCCTTTTCTATGGTCGGTTGGGTCACTTCAATCAATCAACGGGCAGAAGCCTCAATGTCCCGAATTAATGAATTTCTAGACATGAAAAGTGACATTATCAATACCAATAATGATCAATATATTATTAAAGGAGACATCGAATTCAGAAATGTATCGTATGTTTATCCGAATACAGGAATTAAGGCGCTAGATCGGTTAAGTTTTAAAATCTCAGCGGGTAAATCATTAGCGATCATGGGCAAGACTGGAAGCGGGAAATCAACGATTGCACTGTTGCTTTGTCGCTTGATCGATCCATCAGAAGGAGAAATCCTGATCGATGGAAAAAATTTAAAAGACCATAATCTTGAGATTTACCGTAAGTTCATTGGTTATATTCCACAGGAAAGTTTTTTATTTTCGGATACAATAGAAAACAATATTGGTTTTGCGATCGATAAGCCATCACTTGATAAGGTGATAGCGTATGCTAAAAAAGCAGACGTTCATAAAAACATCATCGAATTCAAAGATCAATACAAGACAATGGTTGGAGAGCGCGGAGTGATGCTTTCGGGAGGGCAGAAACAACGGATCTGTATAGCAAGAGCTTTAATTAAAGAGCCAAGTATTCTAATTTTTGACGATTCTCTGTCGGCTCTGGATACCGAAACGGAAGAAAATATATTACAAAACATTGAAAATCAAATTCAAAACTGTACTTCAATTATTATTACCCACCGACCTAGCAGTGCGAAAAGGGCGGATAAAATACTGAACCTCACCCCAGTAGAAAATGAAAATTTGAATTAA
- a CDS encoding DUF3276 family protein → MSEYKERHENEIFTKVLKAGRRTYFFDVRETKAGDYYLTITESKKNFGENGEASFEKHKIYLYKEDFKSFEEMFKDSTDFIISQKGEDVISEKHDKDFKTKSFTIDSDEEI, encoded by the coding sequence ATGAGTGAATACAAGGAACGCCACGAAAATGAAATTTTCACCAAGGTTTTGAAGGCCGGGAGAAGAACATATTTCTTTGACGTGCGTGAAACAAAAGCAGGGGATTACTATCTAACAATTACCGAAAGTAAAAAAAACTTTGGCGAAAACGGAGAAGCATCTTTTGAAAAACATAAAATATATCTTTACAAAGAAGATTTTAAAAGTTTCGAAGAAATGTTTAAAGATTCCACAGATTTTATCATTAGCCAAAAAGGAGAAGATGTAATTTCTGAAAAACATGATAAAGATTTCAAAACAAAATCATTTACCATTGACTCAGACGAGGAAATTTAA
- the bshB1 gene encoding bacillithiol biosynthesis deacetylase BshB1 — protein sequence MKVDILAIGAHPDDVELGCGGTLAKLISEGKTVAVIDLTQGELGTRGTNVTRAQEAAESTAIMGYADRENLKMRDGFLLNTEEYQMKIVQMIRKYRPEIVFANSIDDRHPDHAKASKLVSDACFLSGLVKIETTLDREIQQAWRPKQIFHYIQWKHITPDFVVDISDFMPRKIEACLAYKTQFYDPTSTEPMTPISSKDFLESLTYRAQDLGRLSGVAFAEGFTTEKLLAFKNFDGIIL from the coding sequence ATGAAAGTAGATATTTTAGCAATTGGTGCACATCCTGATGATGTAGAACTGGGATGTGGTGGAACTTTGGCGAAACTAATCTCTGAAGGTAAAACCGTAGCCGTTATAGATCTTACGCAAGGAGAATTGGGAACACGTGGAACCAATGTTACCCGAGCGCAGGAAGCTGCTGAATCTACCGCAATAATGGGTTATGCAGATCGTGAAAATCTCAAAATGAGAGATGGTTTCCTGCTCAACACAGAAGAGTATCAAATGAAAATTGTTCAAATGATCAGAAAATACCGGCCAGAAATTGTTTTTGCTAATTCTATTGATGATCGGCATCCGGATCACGCAAAAGCCTCAAAATTAGTGTCCGATGCGTGCTTCCTTTCTGGTTTGGTTAAAATTGAAACAACTTTGGATCGGGAGATTCAACAGGCGTGGCGCCCGAAACAGATTTTTCACTACATCCAGTGGAAACATATCACACCTGACTTTGTGGTAGATATCTCAGATTTTATGCCTAGAAAGATTGAAGCTTGTTTGGCTTATAAAACCCAGTTTTATGATCCAACATCCACAGAACCAATGACTCCTATTTCAAGTAAAGATTTCTTAGAGAGTTTAACTTACCGTGCGCAAGATCTTGGAAGACTTTCCGGGGTTGCATTTGCAGAAGGCTTCACCACGGAAAAACTCTTAGCATTCAAAAATTTTGATGGAATAATTTTGTAG